DNA sequence from the Salminus brasiliensis chromosome 3, fSalBra1.hap2, whole genome shotgun sequence genome:
taccttctccgagtaaatggccacccagcctgacctgctggaagattgcccgctgaggtcccctctacctgcgtcaaaccagctgccacctaccagtccggccagcgggccgACTATAAATACTTTTTATAGTCACTGTAGTGTGTTCATGATTATTAACATACAGTgcctacatacatatatacatacataatgtTTGGGATAAAACCTTTTTCCTGGAAATGTCCCTCTGCTCCCCAGTCTAAACTTTtaaatcaaaccaatcagatgtgattttaaaaagtatttaactccctcccaccctcacacacattaCCACAGGCCTACTTAAACCCCCCTGGCCACAGCACCCTAACCACACAGGTGGTAGCCTGTGTTCCCAGTGTGCTCATTTTTGGTAACCAAAATAGGGTCACCCTAGCTTCACCAAAGTTAACTGGTGTGAGCCTTTAGTGACAACACAGAGATGCCATTTTctttattacaagtcagtgcAGCATCAAAATAAAAGCTGTCATTTTAAAGTACAATTGCTAAATAATGTTCCTTTAACTTTTATTTCAATGACTCACCTTGCGACGTCTTCATACTGTGTCTCTAATAAAGGAGTATCTGTAGAGTTCAGATATCGATCCCAGTAAAAAATAGCCCCTTTAGCGATAGTACTGTGGAATACAAGAAAAGAGATGCTTAATGCTCAGTTTCTGATTAAATTGCTTCCTGTTAGAAAGAATTATTGCCTCCTAGATGTTTTCATTGTTCCATTCTTCTATTTAATTCTGGCAGAATGTGAAAAAAAGGTGTCCCATCAACATACTTTCAAAAACGTGTCTTAAAGCACTTGTGGTTGTTGATTGGGATGGCGCAAAGCAAAAAATGGTACAAGTACTGTAGTGTCTCTTAAGAAATGACTAGTATAGACTGTGCTATCAGTTACAGTATTTATTTGTGCTGACTACTTAACCAAAGTTTAAGTTCTGTCTAGAATTAATTTCTCTTCTGAATCCACAGAGAAACTGTACACACATCAGAATAGTATCTGATGAAGGTGCTCACCTTATTATCAAAATTAATTCATCATCTTCTTTCTCCTTTTGAATTTCGTAGATTTCATTTAACTTCTCATGGACATCTTCAGAAAGTCTCATAATCCTTAAAGACACACAGGTAGTGATGCTTGCAGTAAACATGAAGTCATCAAGTATAATTGTCagtcattaaaatgcatttacaAGCTAAATTAAAAAGAGATCCTAACTGGTATTTTGTCTGTGTAATATGACTCTTAACATGCtgataaaatgttttaatgtgaaatgcAACTGTTGTATTATAGACATATACAGTCAGGTCCTTATGTATTTGATGGTGACATTTTGGAATTTGCCTTAAGAAGCTTTTGGAttgcttttttatgtttttcatcATTATCTGCATGTACCGTGTGAGGCCATCATATCAGTTTTGTTGCATTTGTCTGAATATAAGCAAAAAGTATAGCTCAATGTTATTCACAATTTACCCTGCAACTTCTCTTAGCAGataatcaatcaataaacaCCATACATGTCCATGGTATAACAATGCCTctatcatgtttgacagattttTTCCTTCCCCATACTCAAGTTCCTTGTAATCATCTATCCAAAAAATCTTGTTCAGAACTGGGGTTTCTATCACTCTATTCTGATCTTTCTTTTCTTGAGTGTTACCAGTAACTTGCATTGTAAAGTAAGCCATGTTTATTTGACTGTAGGCTTTGGCAGTAATGTGCCTCATTGCGAGTGTCCTTGATTTGACTAGATTATTTAAAGTTTTTCTTCATCAAGCAAAGATTTCTGTACCAACTATaaatcttttttgtttttcaggttTTTCAGTCTTGCTACCAGTGCATtccttctttttgttttgtttagtttgccACCCCTAAAGTTTCCGCAATGTCTCTGATAGGTTTGCTTTTATCAGACTAATGATAGATATGCATCACAACCTCATATTGAAAGTTCTTATTACCCATTACTAACTAATGCTTATTCAACACTTGGAGTCAACTCTTTTTATGTAAAGTAACCTTGAGGTCgtgtacagatttttttttttcaattgtcACGGTGCAAATACATAAACTTGattgtatattatatagttatagtcagtgatttatatataataaattacttACCTTTCAGATAATTGATCGAAATCTATCTTTTTAATTTCTGTTATCAGCTCCACACCACCCTTAAGAATATTCACAACAATTGTTTCCATTACACTGTTACATGTAAAGAAAAGGGGAAGTTGTCAATTTTGAATCCATTTTGAATGACAACAGATGACACAAAACACTTTTCAAGTATTGATCATCTTATTTTGCTCCTGGAAGGGAAGGTCCATGCAAATCTGGAAACATTGTTAGTTCTGAAGCAAATGGAAATTTCTGGATATTTCACAAGCTTCACAAATAGACGGTTTTGTATGGCATGTTAACAATAAGTGTTAGTTATAGTTAAGATATGTACCTAAATGTACTGGCGTGTTTTACATATTTCTTAAGTAAAAGTGAATTTTCTGTGTTAACATTATATTACAGCACTATTTGTTTACTGATACTGGGATGCATAGACTATAGGTGTACCTAAAGAGTGTTCTACAGTCCTTGATGTAAGTGGagtgacgttttttttttttttttttttctactatAGCATATCCACCATGGACTGCTGGCATGGAGCTTAGTTTCATCCTGACTGTTCTGGAGACCTCTGTTCATTACCTTGTTTGTAAACCTTGTCTTTCAGCCCCAGTTCTTATAAAATTGGTTTATTatggttgaataattctgagactgctgTAGTCATTAAAACTGTAATTTTGTGTTAAATTGAACAGCTGGCTAATAAAGTTGGCCATTAAACCTAATTTACAATAATGGTTGAATCATTTTGATTACAGCTGAATATGGGTTACAACTAtgttcataaaataaaatgtgactACACTAACTTATATTTCCACTTTTTACAGTTACTGTTGCCTTTCAGTTGCCTTTCTGTTGTTGTGCAATTCCCCAGCCACCTTGATGTCTTGATAAAACATGTGTTTTTACAATGTGGCCAGTGTAAACATACACTTAACAAACTGTGTTGCTGCTGCGCCTGGCACATTTTCATCAGTGCAATGCACTGCTGTAGTAAACTTGTTGACCACACAAGCAGTATTAGCAGTGGTGCATCTGGTGATCTATAAATATCAAGATTGAAGCCTAGAATAGAGGGGATGCTGATGTACCTAATGAAATGGTCAATTGCAAGTGTGTGCCAAAGTAATAGCATGTTTTCTGTTCAGGAACAACTAACCAAAATTATAGCAAAAATGCATTCTTACTTAGTGGATAGCAGGTAACAAAGAAACTCCAAAGGTTCACTTTGAATTGATGGAGCTTCCGGAAAATAGTTTTCAGCCAAAGTGCTATAGGACACAAAATAATGAATGTGATGTTATGGAAAATACGTCCAAATGATCCTCAGGATGTGTTCTAAACAATCCTAAAGACAAACTGCAGACATCAGCATTGCCAATGGTctgttattatattaatatgatttgatattaaatattaaatgaagtGTGCATGGGGTTcacttaaatattaaaataatgtataaGACTAAAACCTTGAATATAACCATTCTAAAAGCACAGCACAATCTATAGCCCTCCACATATTTTGTGTAACAAAAGCACTTTTAGAAACCCATTAGGCAAGTCATACTGTAAAAAATctgtatatttatgttatttatctatttttacacaaaaaaacataataaacacattagcattgttttatttgtaagaAAGGTTCACTCTTAACACAAAAATTCTGTCAATGACCTTTGGGTGTTCTTTACAAAGGTTGTGTCCAATTTTGACATTGTTAACTATTGTCATAGCTAGTGTTAAGTTTTATTGACATATATTTAAGGAAGACCTTCACCAAATAGAACTTGTGTCCCACAACAGGCAGTGTCCTACATTACAGCAATTTTACTCTAATGTTAatcgtaataataataaaaaaaagcttacCCCCACATGTCATTTGCTTTGGCTCTTTCAATGGTCCCTTTGAATATCTTTATGACTCTATGAAATTTAGTAGGAAAATTAGTTAGCATGAGATATGCAACAATGCAGTACAAATGTATATTATTTGCATGGTGTATTTGGGTGCATCAAACCAAGAATAAACTAAAACctcaacaacaaaataaaataaatataattgaaTAGAAATAGTTTGACAACCCATAACATTGACCCATTAATCTGTGATTTTCAAGCAAGCAGCCTtgagaaaaaaagagtttaCGGTTGGTATAGTTGAGCATTTTCCTCCGTGGCTAATGTGTGGATCATGTTTTTGACATCATCTTTGTAGTATAGGACCAGTCTTCGAAGAGTGCTGTGAGATATGgagtaaatataataaattgaCCTTAATTACCTACATTCAATTTAAACAAGAGCACAACATTtcccacacacagctggttTACATTCCCTGATTAGTGTGAGATTCTAAAAGATTTATTCTGCACCAGCTGTGGCTACTCTGGATATTATTAATTAGCTGACAAATTATTTGAACAACAGATCAAATAAGAAATTGCATTTGGTTATGCTATAACTTAATTACCGTAATTATTAACAGGTTGAACTTACCGTGCTACCACAACTATATCATCCTGCACACCTTTACCTCTTTCTTCAACACTGATTTTGTTTGCTGTCTCTTTGAAGGAATTCCAGTGACTTTGAATAGCAATCCTAAAGAAGCAATGGAAGATCTTATTGTATAGAATTTTATTTTACtcataatacaataaatgaagTCAGATGTCTTGCTGTTCATTACCTGTTTGTTCTCAACATATCATCTCTCACAAGTTTTTCAGTTGCCTCTTTGATTTTGTCCAAACAGTTTAAAAAAACGTGGACCCCAAATTCCAACACTCGATCAATGTTCTCATAATCTTTCTCTGATATCATAGTGCTCTCAGCTCCTTTAGACAGACAAAATTGCCTTTAAATAACACAACTTCCCAAATTCACAAAAGTAAAGCATTTGACCTACTAGTTTCTCCATTGCTGCAAAATGTAAAGGTGCGATACATGCAATGACACAAATTTAAATTTACACATACCAGAAGACAGAAGTCCTGTGAGGGCTACGATGATCAAAAGTTTCTTCATGTTGAAATACCTGACTGAAAGTTTAGATGTGTAATGACATATCACAATGAACTTGACGTAGTTTCTCCTGGTAAGTACACTGAGTATTTAAAGACTTAGACTTCTACTGGAAATCTTTTTGGATAATGTCAGATTTAGTGTGTCTATCCCAATACTCCACAGACGGCATATGAGCTCTTATAGTCTAGTCTGAGCATGTTGCTCCACAAAGGCAAACAAGTATCTGGTAAGAGTTTACAAATATTTGAGAGATTGGCATAAACTGATGTGTGCAGATGTTATCACCAGGGAATTCAAACCAGACAGTAAAACAACTATAGACCATTATGCAAATAGAACTCTGTCAATGATAAAGCCAAACGTGCTAGACTAGTGTAACACAGGTTCTCATCTTttgaaaacattacatttttttttttttgttattttatgtcAGAATCCTACATATCCTATCAGATCAAATCCAATAATATTGTTTCTCCCTCACCATTCTCAGAATCCAACTGGAGACACAAGTTTAAATAACTACTGTGCCTATTTGCACAGGCCGAGACCTTGATCTGCTTCTAAAACTAAACACGGCATGCTGAGTCACTGAGGGCATCATCTGATCAATCATGAAGtgctaaataaaaataagtagaTGATTATCAAACACTGCTTTGAGTTACatttatatagatagatagatagatagatagatagatgtaaaAACATGTGTAAAGCAAAGTTAAGAGCAAAGTTGCCTCCCATATATGTAAAGATAGGTAAACAAAAGGaagattaataaaaatataacaaaGCAGTTAAAGTAAAATGTGCAGTAAGTAATGCGCACAATATTATGCAGATGACAGTGCAAAACGACAACTGGATATCCAGTATAATAATTACACTAAACCTATTCAGTAATACAGTTGACAATagtaatgtaatatgcattatgAAATGCATATAACAAGACAGCTAAATGACATGTAAATGACAAGACAGCATAAATGACATTGAATTGCTAACCTTTCTTGTTCAGTCATGCTATGGCCCTGGAAACCTGGCTCCAAATCCTCTGCCActacttcctcctcctctgcgtCCTGTGCATTTAGCAGTCTTTCCTTCAGCAGTTGTTCATCGGTTGGTACAGGGGGAAGAGCGATGAGGGAGAGAGGAGCACAATAATCAGCCCCTGCTCGTTCAATGCAGCATTGGTAGTTGCCGCTAGGGAGAGTTTCATTCCATCTTCCAGTCACATTTATACCCAGCTGATTGCCATCTTCTGGTAGTGTTATTAGTGTGATGTTGACCCCACTCTTGATCTTTGCTTGGGCAATGGGGTCATAGAGATATTTCCGGTAGTCTGTATAGCTGTAAAGATGGCTGGGTACTTCTTTGATGTGGCAGTTTAGCACTTGTGACTCATCCACATGTGCTGTGATCATTTGACGCAGGGGGTTGTCAAATGCATGTTTCCACAGGTAATCTCGCCCGCTGGATGTGTAGATTAGGTTTTTGCGTCCCATCTTGGCAAGTCCAATGTCTGAGGCAGGTCCCTCAGTCTCccattggacagtgacagttgCATATGTTTGTGCTGTTGCCATCCCAGTAGATGAGCAGAAACACAGTCACACCCCACCCCGGTGTTCTTGACAGTCCCCAAGTGCCCATAGTGGCCGGCATTGCCGAAAACGCCCTATAGCACAGGTCCTGACCTAAGACGGGGTGTGCTGTGTTTCGCTGTCCTCCACCGGTGGTGCCCTCTTGTAGTGCGTGTGATGTGCCCACGTCGCTCGTCCTTCAGTCCTCACAGCTGTGTGGGTGACCATCAGCACGTGATGCGGTCCGTCCACCCTCCTGGCTGGAAGTCGTGCAGCGGACTCTCTGCTGGGCTCGGCAGCACTGCTTTTACCTGTGTGCACGAATGGGGTCCTGTTGTCACTTGAAACTCGGCTTGGCAGCCCCCCATCTTGGGATGATTTCTCTCAGGAACGCCTTTGTGACTGCTGCTCCATCCTGTTTTTTCTGTTGGAAAAGCCTCAGACCACATAGTGAACATGCACAAAACCAGCAAGTATTTTTTCCCTTCAGCCGGAGTAAGTTCTACAAAATAAATTTGTCAGTGCTGAAATGGTCCAGTTGCTGGGGGGTGACCAGCAGGTTGGGCTCTTGTGAGTCCCTGGCCACGAGTTGTGTTTTGTGCACACACTAAACATTTTGAACAAACATTTCGGG
Encoded proteins:
- the LOC140551064 gene encoding uncharacterized protein, whose protein sequence is MKKLLIIVALTGLLSSGAESTMISEKDYENIDRVLEFGVHVFLNCLDKIKEATEKLVRDDMLRTNRIAIQSHWNSFKETANKISVEERGKGVQDDIVVVARTLRRLVLYYKDDVKNMIHTLATEENAQLYQPVIKIFKGTIERAKANDMWGTLAENYFPEAPSIQSEPLEFLCYLLSTNVMETIVVNILKGGVELITEIKKIDFDQLSERIMRLSEDVHEKLNEIYEIQKEKEDDELILIISTIAKGAIFYWDRYLNSTDTPLLETQYEDVARLTPVNFGEARVTLFWLPKMSTLGTQATTCVVRVLWPGGFK